From the Solibacillus sp. FSL R5-0449 genome, one window contains:
- a CDS encoding MFS transporter permease, protein MNKKSKIILAASLAIIAFMIGKAFILDESSKMYLIIFSFVGLGLAMLRLFINGMIKKMKGKPVGVKVLFFAVLLGCGIPFQNWFRTDILLSMNREYLVPCIIVTVASVFFMTVLSGVISNRKRAPKSEELSIEEMAI, encoded by the coding sequence ATGAATAAAAAATCAAAAATTATTTTAGCCGCTTCACTTGCCATTATTGCTTTTATGATTGGAAAAGCGTTTATTTTGGATGAGTCCAGCAAGATGTATTTAATCATCTTCTCCTTTGTCGGATTAGGGCTAGCTATGCTGCGCCTCTTTATTAATGGGATGATTAAAAAGATGAAAGGTAAACCTGTCGGAGTAAAAGTATTATTCTTTGCCGTTCTTCTTGGCTGTGGTATTCCGTTTCAAAACTGGTTCCGTACAGATATCCTGCTTTCAATGAACCGCGAGTACTTAGTGCCTTGTATTATCGTAACTGTTGCTAGTGTATTTTTCATGACAGTTCTTTCCGGCGTGATCTCTAACCGTAAACGCGCACCAAAGTCAGAAGAGCTTTCTATTGAAGAAATGGCCATATAA
- a CDS encoding nitroreductase: MTLSVRDAVLQRRSIKLFNGQQVDKKAVMEILDDAKWAPNHGNRQPWRIVVGAEDQLPKVHELLRDMAVPKWQELSEDALAIQMKKFTLAGAYAFVLVTEDVRQKERLEDYAAAACYLQNVQLLAWEKGIGTCWKTPGFLDNPKFREALNAKPHERVISMFQFGYYDNVPNVRTRKELSEFVTEFGQ; encoded by the coding sequence ATGACTTTATCAGTAAGAGACGCAGTATTGCAACGCCGTTCGATTAAACTATTTAATGGACAGCAAGTTGACAAAAAGGCAGTAATGGAAATTTTGGATGATGCAAAATGGGCACCGAACCACGGCAACCGTCAGCCATGGCGCATTGTAGTAGGTGCAGAGGATCAGCTGCCAAAAGTACATGAACTGCTACGAGACATGGCAGTTCCAAAATGGCAGGAGCTTTCAGAAGATGCCCTTGCAATTCAAATGAAAAAATTCACATTGGCCGGTGCATACGCATTTGTGCTTGTGACAGAAGATGTTCGTCAAAAAGAACGATTGGAAGACTATGCGGCAGCCGCTTGCTATTTACAAAATGTGCAGCTACTTGCATGGGAAAAAGGCATCGGTACTTGCTGGAAAACACCGGGCTTCCTAGATAACCCGAAATTCCGTGAAGCATTAAACGCAAAGCCACATGAACGTGTCATTTCAATGTTCCAGTTCGGCTATTACGATAATGTGCCAAATGTAAGAACACGAAAAGAGCTTTCTGAATTCGTAACGGAATTTGGGCAATAA
- a CDS encoding GNAT family N-acetyltransferase: MNLSAITVSFPLDEETYEEVQQLCKTAAVCDGVLLNQVMNLPIAKSYEMRGFYVLVYDDEKNLLVGAGTAVDLMGLNTYEWSMLVAPMYRQLGIGKAILNVLKEGLMMRESEGELALIMEGSHYGKEFLQKNGYLYSFSEATLEAQAEVLSKEGPVTLRPFMQKDTEALVSIFSEAFGDIREESLELIEFNTTTEGLVMWTAEMDGEVVGTVTTRKEGEVQWITAFAVSPNRQRQGIGTQILNLVKDYALRSGDKTILLDVEVENMAALHVYEKAGFMKSSQLDYYIYIGS; the protein is encoded by the coding sequence ATGAATTTATCGGCAATAACAGTGTCGTTTCCTTTAGATGAAGAAACATATGAAGAAGTACAGCAATTATGTAAAACTGCGGCCGTTTGTGATGGCGTACTATTAAATCAAGTCATGAATTTACCGATAGCAAAAAGCTATGAAATGCGAGGATTTTATGTTCTTGTATATGATGATGAAAAGAATTTGCTTGTCGGAGCAGGTACTGCAGTCGATTTAATGGGGTTAAATACGTATGAATGGTCAATGCTCGTTGCACCGATGTATCGTCAACTTGGAATCGGAAAAGCGATATTGAACGTGCTGAAAGAAGGACTAATGATGCGTGAAAGTGAAGGGGAGCTTGCATTAATCATGGAAGGCTCGCATTATGGTAAAGAATTTCTTCAAAAGAACGGGTATTTATACAGCTTTTCCGAAGCCACATTGGAAGCCCAGGCGGAAGTTCTGTCAAAAGAAGGCCCTGTTACTTTACGCCCGTTTATGCAAAAGGACACAGAAGCACTTGTCTCGATTTTCAGCGAAGCGTTTGGTGATATTCGTGAGGAATCGCTGGAACTGATTGAATTTAATACAACGACAGAAGGCCTAGTTATGTGGACAGCCGAAATGGATGGGGAAGTTGTTGGAACAGTAACGACCCGTAAAGAAGGCGAAGTACAGTGGATTACGGCATTTGCGGTATCTCCGAACAGACAGCGCCAAGGAATCGGTACGCAAATTTTAAATTTAGTGAAAGACTATGCGCTTCGGTCAGGTGATAAAACTATTTTACTTGATGTGGAAGTCGAAAATATGGCAGCCCTTCACGTATATGAAAAAGCCGGCTTTATGAAGTCATCCCAGCTTGATTATTACATTTATATTGGATCATAA
- a CDS encoding amidase domain-containing protein, translating into MSTYNRAAAVDYANRWWDSFNPEYPVFRDDCTNFISQCLRAGGAPMRGAPNRGQGWWMIGQPERWSYSWSVAHSLRWYLETSTQGLRATRVNSASELQLGDIIFYDFTGDGRIDHSTIVTRIKQGVPYVNAHTSNSSDRLYTYEDSTAYTPNMQYYYYHIADQF; encoded by the coding sequence TTGTCTACTTATAATCGGGCGGCTGCTGTTGATTATGCAAATAGATGGTGGGACAGCTTTAATCCTGAATATCCGGTATTCCGGGATGACTGTACAAATTTTATTTCCCAATGTTTACGTGCTGGAGGGGCACCAATGCGGGGAGCGCCGAATCGGGGGCAGGGCTGGTGGATGATCGGGCAACCGGAGCGCTGGAGTTATAGCTGGTCTGTTGCACACTCCCTACGCTGGTATTTGGAAACATCCACACAGGGCCTTCGCGCGACAAGGGTAAACTCGGCAAGTGAACTGCAGCTGGGGGATATTATTTTTTACGATTTTACGGGGGACGGCCGTATCGATCACAGCACAATTGTGACGCGTATCAAGCAGGGGGTTCCGTATGTGAATGCTCATACATCGAACAGCAGCGATCGCCTCTATACGTACGAAGACTCCACTGCCTACACGCCGAATATGCAGTATTATTACTACCATATAGCGGATCAGTTTTGA
- the helD gene encoding RNA polymerase recycling motor HelD, producing MTAQDFKQEQQRLHETIHYMDQILNSSKKDIETAQENIRTAMANVEYLDSSDSFLNILMNTRFFELARNQKEGLEAIRQKPYFARIHFQRENENEEFLYIGKTSLFHSETHEPIIVDWRSPVANVYYDGRLGDISYDVRDETHSGHLFAKRQYKIENGELINYRDVDLTTNDELLQEALEGKADVRLTEIVSTIQKEQNEIIRAHLRQPILVQGAAGSGKTTIALHRISYFLYTMGEHFNPEQLMILAPNRLFIDYIADVLPELGVDKICQTTYAQYVLDALNLKLKLQNPNEQLEQLIANPSVQQESAILSKTKGSPFYEQMMNRYIEHHEQKLAALFDDVFIEKYRIMKGEHLRKLFLVEFHYMPVEKRLERIKKVIQTEVKRKTAAVLATLNSRYEDAIGRALSGMRDADKRRRTVTKLIDERDARIPKIKQEAKSVATVYMKKFQKVKVKQMYRELLTNRELLGEVAPEWPFEEVAHFIKSHQKERWVLEDLAALYFLQAKIKGIDDKWKMRVVFIDEVQDYSYFQLAALKAGLETDMFTMVGDLAQGIHSYRSLTEWQPVLSLFPRATYATLQKSYRTTIEIMDVANEILMQMDEDLPLVEPVVRHGKVPEFIAAESFDAAIIQDVLGKIRANQHQSIALICKTTEEAVQLIEQLENSDIPAQLLDENSAIDQQKLLVIPSHLAKGLEFDAVILTSFDTPYDDNPLDRKLLYVALTRAMHELYLIGPSKEAFLMK from the coding sequence ATGACAGCGCAAGATTTTAAGCAGGAACAACAGCGTCTGCACGAAACGATCCATTATATGGACCAGATTTTAAATAGTTCGAAAAAAGATATTGAAACGGCACAGGAAAATATCCGTACTGCGATGGCCAATGTGGAATATTTGGACTCCAGTGACAGCTTCCTCAACATTTTAATGAATACACGTTTTTTCGAGCTTGCCCGTAATCAAAAAGAAGGGTTGGAAGCGATTCGGCAAAAACCGTATTTTGCACGTATCCATTTCCAGCGTGAAAACGAAAATGAGGAGTTTCTTTATATCGGAAAGACTTCACTTTTCCATAGTGAAACCCATGAGCCGATTATTGTTGACTGGCGCTCCCCTGTCGCAAACGTCTATTACGATGGTCGCCTTGGCGATATTTCTTATGATGTCCGGGATGAAACACATTCCGGTCATTTGTTTGCCAAGCGCCAATATAAAATTGAAAACGGCGAGCTGATCAATTATCGCGACGTCGATTTAACTACAAATGATGAACTTCTGCAGGAAGCGCTGGAAGGAAAAGCCGATGTCCGCTTAACGGAAATCGTTTCCACTATCCAAAAAGAACAAAATGAAATTATCCGTGCGCATCTTCGTCAGCCGATTCTTGTACAAGGTGCAGCTGGTTCAGGGAAAACAACGATCGCCCTGCACCGGATTTCGTATTTCCTTTACACGATGGGCGAGCATTTCAATCCAGAGCAGTTGATGATTCTTGCACCAAACCGGTTATTTATCGACTATATTGCCGATGTATTACCGGAGCTTGGCGTCGATAAAATTTGCCAAACAACATATGCACAATATGTGCTGGATGCACTGAACCTGAAACTAAAACTGCAAAATCCGAATGAACAGCTCGAGCAGCTCATTGCGAACCCTTCCGTCCAGCAAGAGAGCGCCATCCTTTCGAAAACAAAAGGCAGTCCATTTTATGAGCAGATGATGAACCGCTATATCGAACACCACGAACAGAAGCTTGCTGCATTGTTTGATGATGTCTTCATTGAAAAATACCGTATTATGAAGGGCGAGCATTTACGAAAGCTATTTTTGGTGGAATTTCATTATATGCCTGTCGAGAAACGGCTTGAACGTATTAAAAAGGTAATCCAAACAGAGGTAAAAAGGAAAACCGCAGCAGTGCTCGCGACATTGAATTCGCGCTATGAAGATGCGATCGGCCGTGCACTAAGCGGCATGCGTGATGCAGATAAACGCCGACGTACAGTGACAAAGCTTATCGATGAACGGGATGCCCGCATTCCAAAAATTAAACAGGAAGCAAAATCCGTTGCAACGGTCTATATGAAAAAATTCCAGAAAGTAAAAGTGAAACAGATGTACCGTGAGCTTTTGACGAATCGGGAATTGCTCGGTGAAGTTGCTCCTGAATGGCCTTTTGAAGAAGTGGCGCATTTTATAAAATCGCATCAGAAAGAACGTTGGGTGCTGGAAGATTTGGCCGCCCTTTACTTTTTACAGGCTAAAATCAAAGGCATCGATGACAAGTGGAAAATGCGCGTCGTCTTTATCGATGAAGTTCAGGACTACAGCTATTTTCAACTTGCTGCCTTAAAAGCCGGTCTCGAAACGGATATGTTCACAATGGTTGGCGATCTTGCACAAGGGATCCACAGCTATCGGTCACTGACAGAGTGGCAGCCGGTACTCTCTCTTTTTCCGCGCGCAACATATGCAACACTTCAAAAAAGCTACCGAACAACAATTGAAATTATGGATGTCGCCAATGAAATTCTGATGCAGATGGATGAGGATTTACCGCTTGTTGAACCGGTTGTCCGTCATGGGAAAGTACCTGAATTTATTGCCGCAGAAAGTTTTGATGCCGCTATTATTCAAGATGTCCTTGGAAAAATTCGCGCCAATCAGCATCAATCCATTGCACTTATTTGTAAAACAACAGAAGAAGCCGTCCAGTTAATCGAACAGCTGGAAAACTCGGATATCCCCGCACAGCTGCTCGATGAAAATTCAGCAATCGATCAGCAAAAGCTTCTCGTTATTCCAAGTCACTTGGCAAAAGGCTTGGAGTTTGATGCGGTCATTCTCACATCCTTTGACACACCTTATGATGACAATCCGCTTGACCGGAAACTGCTCTATGTTGCCTTAACCCGTGCCATGCATGAGCTTTATCTCATCGGTCCATCAAAAGAAGCTTTTTTAATGAAGTGA
- a CDS encoding 3-oxoacid CoA-transferase subunit B, with product MMDARMKIIRRAVKEIQDGTYVNLGIGMPTLIANEIPEHYNVMLQSENGLLGIGPYPTEAEVDADLINAGKETVTAKVGATYFDSAESFAMIRGGHIDLAILGGMEVSEEGDLANWMIPGKVVKGMGGAMDLVVGAKKVIVIMEHTNKYGESKVKRECSLPLTGKSVVHRLITDLAVFDFQDGKMQLVELQDGVTLEEVQEKTEASFEVNL from the coding sequence ATAATGGATGCACGCATGAAAATTATCCGACGCGCAGTGAAGGAAATTCAGGATGGAACCTATGTAAATTTAGGAATCGGCATGCCAACTTTGATCGCTAATGAAATTCCTGAGCATTATAACGTGATGCTGCAATCAGAAAACGGGCTGCTCGGAATCGGGCCGTACCCGACAGAAGCAGAAGTTGATGCAGACTTGATCAATGCCGGGAAGGAAACGGTCACAGCAAAAGTAGGTGCAACCTATTTTGATAGTGCAGAAAGCTTTGCGATGATTCGCGGCGGGCATATTGATCTGGCCATTCTTGGTGGAATGGAAGTTTCCGAAGAGGGAGACTTGGCCAACTGGATGATTCCCGGAAAAGTAGTAAAAGGAATGGGCGGGGCGATGGACTTAGTTGTCGGTGCGAAAAAAGTCATCGTCATTATGGAACATACGAACAAGTACGGTGAGTCGAAAGTAAAACGTGAATGCTCATTGCCGTTGACTGGCAAAAGTGTTGTTCACCGGTTAATTACTGATTTGGCGGTCTTTGATTTTCAAGATGGCAAGATGCAGCTGGTGGAGCTTCAGGACGGGGTAACACTGGAGGAAGTGCAGGAAAAAACAGAGGCAAGTTTTGAAGTGAACCTATAA
- a CDS encoding CoA transferase subunit A: MDKVVASVQQAIQAIDDGAVLLVGGFGLCGIPENLIQAVKDKGTKNLTVVSNNCGVDDFGLGVLLQDKQITKIIASYVGENKTFEQQYLNGELEVELTPQGTLAERIRAGGAGIPGFYTATGVGTPIAEGKETKEFDGKTYLLERAITGDFALVKAWKADRSGNLVFRKTSRNFNPLCATAGKVTIVEVEQLVETGELDPDEIHLPGIYVQHIVHSESFEKRIERRTVREEA, encoded by the coding sequence ATGGATAAAGTAGTAGCTTCTGTACAACAGGCGATTCAGGCAATAGACGATGGAGCTGTATTATTAGTAGGGGGATTCGGGTTATGCGGTATTCCGGAAAATCTAATTCAGGCAGTAAAAGATAAAGGTACAAAAAATTTGACGGTTGTCAGCAATAACTGTGGTGTCGATGATTTCGGGCTCGGTGTTCTTTTGCAAGACAAGCAGATTACGAAAATCATCGCGTCATATGTAGGGGAAAATAAAACATTCGAACAGCAATATTTAAACGGCGAGCTGGAAGTGGAATTGACACCACAGGGCACATTGGCAGAACGCATTCGTGCTGGCGGTGCGGGCATACCAGGATTTTATACAGCAACAGGTGTTGGTACGCCAATCGCAGAGGGAAAAGAGACAAAGGAATTCGACGGCAAAACATACTTGCTTGAACGCGCGATTACTGGGGATTTTGCGCTTGTAAAAGCATGGAAAGCGGATCGTTCCGGAAATCTTGTGTTCCGTAAAACATCGCGCAACTTTAACCCGCTTTGTGCGACAGCAGGTAAAGTGACAATTGTCGAAGTGGAGCAGCTTGTCGAAACAGGCGAACTGGATCCGGACGAAATTCATCTGCCGGGCATTTATGTGCAGCATATCGTCCATAGCGAGTCATTTGAAAAACGCATTGAACGCCGCACTGTAAGGGAGGAAGCATAA
- a CDS encoding general stress protein, which produces MFFDEPKQKIDVAYTKQELLEKLQELRRPDNELEGTHIYLLTKDVDEFHSIARDQQVSLITTNGVRSIVKTALTNESPIEEKIRRLGLPENKRLEYEKIIEEGGKLLITGTDPFDEEDWTGHTLDDWITNRSNPSNLINKEVMDERPVPFEPEKKYEPLPNTTVAGDFGRSSDAEDPDIIPLKDDQRIVRDPNTKEIGIYQAPHEKQN; this is translated from the coding sequence ATGTTTTTTGATGAGCCGAAGCAGAAAATTGATGTTGCCTATACGAAACAGGAATTGCTAGAGAAACTCCAGGAATTACGTAGACCGGACAATGAGTTGGAAGGTACACATATTTATTTATTAACAAAGGATGTAGACGAATTTCACTCCATCGCACGTGATCAGCAAGTATCGCTTATTACAACAAATGGTGTCCGCAGCATAGTGAAAACCGCATTGACAAATGAATCGCCGATTGAAGAGAAAATTCGCCGCCTCGGTTTACCTGAAAATAAGCGGCTGGAATACGAAAAAATCATTGAAGAGGGCGGGAAGTTGCTCATAACAGGTACAGACCCATTTGATGAAGAAGATTGGACAGGCCATACACTCGATGACTGGATTACAAACCGTTCCAATCCGTCAAACCTTATTAACAAAGAGGTAATGGATGAACGTCCAGTACCATTTGAACCTGAGAAAAAGTATGAACCGCTGCCGAATACAACTGTTGCAGGAGATTTTGGCCGGAGCAGTGATGCAGAAGATCCGGATATTATTCCGTTAAAAGATGATCAGCGCATTGTCCGCGACCCTAATACAAAGGAAATCGGCATTTACCAAGCACCGCATGAAAAACAAAACTAA
- a CDS encoding EAL domain-containing protein, with product MTKEQIYSTSTEPLLDTPFPSFVLLPNGTLVHGNIRQLDYPTKDTKELIGNSIHDTLFSEVGDDVIESILTSSVALCLHNIPLSLKGQSSKTCTLYTKPTVFANEQAISVLCIPNEEVRLMDEEQQHLVDLKNGIHQSFMTVTLDQDGFITQTNQPFLTASRWTPKRVIGKTLWQLFPQNPESEKLVLEIWKTLQNGQVWQGEVEKLTKDEQLYWVHLTAIPMMGKTSEKNEYLLIERNITKEKKIQFQLEKIAYIDTETGMMNVHRLEQIIGEMIEEERHFSFVYLSIDKFYTIKDLHDGVAGNSLILEFTKRMKMYFQDSTMARINESEFVVITPLPEWFTQGFLNYLQQNPIYSGNVAVPLSLSGGITRFPEDQMTFSQLMKASLATIASVRSAGGDSIVSLSKSSHAALNRRSIVEKRLLLALDQKNLHVLYQPQLDLRSGKITAVEALVRWDDEEIGTVSPDELIPIAEETGLINNIGSFMLEKACEQAVLWKNAGHPIKVSINSSVREFRDKNMAKSILETLERTGCPANLLQIEITEKFALEAEAETGIIKQMRTLENEGIVFALDDFGTGYGSFRYMQLLPISILKIDQTFIRSLKSEKNQQLVNGMVQLGKSMNLTVVAEGVETEEQMQFLTSIGCEVIQGYYVSKPSSTEEISSLLG from the coding sequence ATGACAAAAGAACAAATCTATTCTACTAGTACTGAGCCACTACTAGATACCCCTTTTCCTTCTTTTGTACTTTTACCTAATGGTACACTCGTTCATGGAAATATCCGTCAATTAGACTATCCAACAAAAGATACAAAAGAACTAATCGGAAATTCCATACACGATACGCTATTTTCAGAAGTAGGTGACGATGTCATTGAATCTATTTTAACAAGTTCGGTAGCGTTATGTTTGCACAACATTCCTCTTTCACTGAAAGGTCAATCTTCCAAAACTTGCACTCTTTATACGAAGCCGACTGTCTTTGCAAATGAGCAAGCAATTTCTGTTCTTTGTATTCCAAATGAAGAAGTCCGTTTAATGGATGAAGAACAGCAGCATTTAGTCGACCTTAAAAACGGGATCCACCAATCATTCATGACCGTTACACTTGACCAGGACGGCTTTATTACTCAAACAAATCAGCCATTTTTAACAGCAAGCCGCTGGACACCAAAACGGGTCATCGGGAAAACATTGTGGCAATTGTTTCCGCAAAATCCGGAATCGGAAAAATTAGTCCTGGAAATTTGGAAAACGTTGCAAAATGGGCAAGTTTGGCAAGGTGAAGTTGAGAAATTAACAAAGGATGAGCAGCTTTACTGGGTACACTTAACGGCGATTCCGATGATGGGTAAAACATCTGAAAAGAACGAGTATTTGCTGATTGAGCGGAATATTACAAAAGAGAAAAAGATTCAGTTCCAACTGGAGAAAATTGCATATATCGATACAGAAACTGGAATGATGAATGTCCACCGTCTGGAACAAATCATCGGGGAAATGATTGAAGAAGAGCGCCATTTTTCATTCGTTTACTTAAGTATCGATAAGTTTTACACAATTAAGGATTTACATGATGGCGTAGCCGGAAATTCCCTTATCCTGGAATTTACGAAACGCATGAAAATGTATTTCCAAGATAGTACGATGGCTCGTATTAATGAAAGTGAATTTGTCGTAATTACACCATTACCAGAATGGTTTACACAAGGTTTCCTGAATTACTTACAGCAAAATCCAATCTACAGCGGTAACGTAGCAGTTCCACTTTCATTAAGCGGCGGGATTACACGCTTCCCGGAAGATCAAATGACATTCTCCCAATTGATGAAGGCATCTTTGGCTACGATCGCTTCTGTACGGAGCGCGGGCGGTGACAGCATCGTTTCCTTATCAAAATCTTCGCATGCTGCATTAAACCGCAGATCGATTGTCGAAAAACGATTACTGCTTGCATTAGATCAAAAAAACCTGCATGTTCTCTACCAGCCTCAACTTGATTTAAGAAGCGGTAAAATTACTGCTGTCGAGGCATTAGTCCGTTGGGATGATGAAGAAATCGGCACTGTTTCGCCTGATGAACTGATCCCTATTGCGGAAGAGACAGGTCTCATTAATAATATCGGTTCGTTTATGCTTGAGAAAGCATGTGAACAAGCGGTCCTATGGAAAAATGCGGGCCATCCGATCAAAGTGAGCATCAACTCTTCTGTACGCGAGTTCCGTGATAAAAATATGGCCAAGTCCATTTTGGAAACACTTGAACGTACTGGATGCCCGGCGAATTTACTGCAAATCGAAATTACCGAAAAGTTTGCATTGGAAGCTGAAGCTGAAACAGGCATTATTAAGCAAATGCGGACACTTGAAAATGAAGGCATCGTCTTTGCACTAGACGACTTCGGTACAGGTTACGGTTCGTTCCGCTACATGCAGCTTCTGCCGATTTCGATTTTAAAAATCGACCAGACATTTATCCGCTCGCTGAAATCGGAAAAAAACCAGCAGCTCGTAAACGGTATGGTACAGCTAGGAAAATCAATGAATCTTACGGTCGTTGCAGAAGGTGTGGAAACAGAAGAACAAATGCAGTTCCTGACAAGCATCGGCTGCGAGGTCATCCAAGGTTACTACGTAAGCAAACCAAGCTCTACAGAAGAAATTTCATCATTATTAGGTTAA
- a CDS encoding DUF2804 domain-containing protein: MTQHAEREIFLPIALCDKKGNLNPEAIGFARRPIIDSNLSGHFMRKKKWNYWCVYGEEILFSATISHMDYAAVCFVYFLEYETQRYFEKTILIPLGAKVKMPTQVLETIQYKNSEMSIQLTYFNRETHLTVTAPDFDGDPLHAELTIAHPKDDDSLNVVIPWNRRTFQFTAKHHTLPTTGTVKIGNRTFTFTPEESFAVLDYGRGVWPREAIWNWGMASQRVRGQRIGLNFGGKWTDGTGMTENAIFIDGQMTKIHEDVLFHYDRTNFMHPWTIKTKFTGRVNLTFTPFFERVAETNAKLIVSSVHQMVGYYDGFIQLDDGETLHIQQMLGCIEEHVAKW, from the coding sequence ATGACACAACATGCAGAAAGGGAAATTTTTCTTCCTATAGCCCTTTGCGATAAAAAAGGTAATTTAAACCCGGAAGCAATCGGTTTTGCAAGAAGACCTATTATCGACAGTAATTTGTCAGGGCATTTTATGCGCAAGAAAAAGTGGAATTACTGGTGTGTATATGGCGAGGAGATTTTATTTTCCGCGACAATCAGTCATATGGATTACGCAGCTGTATGCTTTGTTTATTTCCTCGAATACGAAACACAACGCTACTTTGAAAAAACAATTTTAATTCCGCTTGGGGCAAAAGTAAAAATGCCGACACAAGTGCTGGAAACAATTCAATATAAAAATTCCGAAATGTCCATACAACTTACATACTTCAACCGCGAGACCCATTTAACCGTAACCGCTCCTGATTTTGACGGTGATCCTTTACACGCTGAGCTGACGATTGCACATCCGAAAGACGATGACTCCCTAAATGTAGTCATTCCATGGAATCGCCGAACTTTCCAATTCACGGCGAAACATCACACATTGCCAACTACGGGAACTGTAAAAATCGGCAATCGTACCTTTACGTTCACACCGGAAGAAAGCTTTGCTGTGCTTGATTACGGCCGCGGTGTATGGCCGCGTGAAGCAATATGGAACTGGGGCATGGCATCACAGCGTGTGCGTGGGCAGCGGATTGGATTAAACTTTGGCGGTAAATGGACAGACGGAACAGGCATGACTGAAAATGCTATCTTTATCGACGGTCAAATGACGAAAATACATGAAGATGTTTTATTTCACTATGACCGCACTAATTTCATGCATCCGTGGACGATCAAAACGAAATTTACCGGTCGCGTCAACTTAACTTTCACTCCATTTTTTGAACGTGTGGCAGAAACAAATGCAAAACTCATCGTTTCCTCGGTTCATCAGATGGTCGGTTATTACGATGGATTTATTCAACTCGATGATGGCGAAACACTGCATATCCAGCAAATGCTTGGCTGCATTGAAGAACATGTTGCAAAGTGGTAG
- a CDS encoding M14 family zinc carboxypeptidase, with amino-acid sequence MKKKALALSLTGILALGAVAPASLTAYAVGEGPNYGGNESIQTSILYTYDEMVNYLKKQDAKQDAMQLEVIGQTVKKRDIYLAKYITNPNNPTILFLTQQHGNEQLTTEGALEFIKHLGTGKTKGVLDKVNILIVPMLNADGAMGDVDFSLDDYIADGGRNLTRYNAVGADLNRDHVDKVHPETQALHKNVLQKYDIDYMIDLHHQGTQARRDGKLVSGSMLYPTNENVKPEVLEKSKKLGSVVFNAVDSTGWGHLAKYNGGNGENIGRNGAAVQYDIATLLFEMRGMSDHFNESAVIGQKSNGYLIKQTITTLDAAVRAIADRSIETADTSFWDTLDTQR; translated from the coding sequence ATGAAAAAGAAAGCATTAGCACTATCCTTAACCGGCATTTTGGCACTGGGCGCTGTGGCACCAGCTTCATTAACTGCCTATGCTGTAGGTGAAGGGCCGAATTATGGTGGAAATGAATCGATTCAAACGTCAATCCTATATACTTACGATGAAATGGTGAATTATCTTAAGAAGCAAGACGCGAAACAAGATGCAATGCAGCTTGAAGTGATCGGACAAACGGTAAAAAAACGAGATATTTACTTGGCAAAATATATTACAAATCCAAATAACCCGACAATCCTATTTTTGACGCAACAGCACGGGAATGAACAATTAACGACTGAAGGCGCATTGGAATTTATTAAACATCTTGGCACAGGTAAAACAAAGGGTGTGCTGGATAAAGTCAATATTCTTATTGTACCTATGTTAAATGCAGATGGTGCAATGGGGGATGTCGACTTTTCTCTTGATGATTATATCGCTGACGGTGGACGTAATTTAACGCGATACAATGCGGTAGGGGCCGACTTAAACCGTGACCATGTTGATAAAGTGCACCCGGAAACGCAGGCTCTTCATAAAAATGTTTTACAAAAGTATGATATCGACTACATGATTGACCTGCATCATCAAGGAACTCAGGCAAGACGTGACGGGAAACTTGTGTCAGGATCTATGCTTTATCCTACAAATGAAAATGTGAAGCCGGAAGTATTAGAGAAATCGAAAAAACTAGGTTCTGTTGTATTTAATGCCGTTGATTCAACGGGATGGGGGCATTTAGCGAAGTATAATGGCGGCAATGGTGAGAATATCGGTCGTAATGGTGCTGCAGTTCAATATGATATTGCGACACTCCTTTTTGAAATGCGCGGAATGTCCGATCATTTCAATGAATCGGCAGTTATCGGTCAAAAAAGTAATGGTTACTTAATCAAGCAGACGATTACAACATTGGATGCTGCGGTTCGAGCGATAGCAGATCGTTCAATTGAAACGGCAGATACTAGTTTCTGGGATACATTGGATACTCAAAGATAA